The stretch of DNA TCCAGCCCGCGCAGCTGCTGCCCGACTTCTCCTACGCCGAATACGCGCGCATGCTGGGACTGGCGGGCGAGCGCATCGACGACCCGGAGGCGCTGGGCCCGGCCTGGGAGCGGGCCTTGGGGAGCGACCGGCCCTTCGTGCTGGAAGCGGTGGTGGACCCGAACATCCCGCCGCTGCCACCGCAGACGGTCGAGCAGCAACGCGCGCAATATGAGGAGGCGATCGGAAAGGGCGACAGCGAGGCGGCGGATGTGCGGCGCGGCGCCGCTGCACAGTCAGATTCGTGAGAATTTGACAATATGTGGCCTGTCCCAGTTTTGTATTTTTGTAATCCCTTTCTTACATACTCACAGCGCCGCTACCGATTCTGTGTACATGGCCCAGGCCGGATAATGTTGCAATCGTCCCAAGAGACCAACAATACCATCCGAGACCATGAATTCGATGCTGTTTGCAAGCGCCACCAACGTCGCGGTACCCCGCGTTCCCGCCACCCGGGAACGCTCGAAGTCGCTGTATTTTTCGCTGTACCAGGATCCGCAGTCGCATCTGGACGAGGCGCGCGCCTATGTCGCCGACCAGGTCGCCGCCGTGCAGGCGCTGCCGGCCGACCTGCCGCCGGATCTCGCCGCGCTGCCGGCCTGGGTCGAGGAGCGTACCGACGCGGTCGGCGCCCAGTACCGCGAGTACCTGGCCGCGCGCAAGAACGGCGCGCCGCGCCGCTACTTCACCTGCCGCGCCCACGCCCTGTACTTCATCAAGGCGGTAGCCCCCACCAAGCTGGTCGACGGGGCCTGGCTCTACGGCCTGCTCAAGCACTGGGACAACCCGGCCTACCACGAGCTGATCAAGACCTACCTCGAAGAGCTGGGCGAGGGCGCGCCGAGCAAGAACCACGTGACCATCTACCGCAAGCTGCTGGCCACCCAAGGCTGCGAAGGCTGGGAACACCTGGATGAGGAGCACTTCGTGCAGGGCGCGATCCAGCTCGCGCTCGGTCACAACACCGAGCACTTTCTGCCTGAAGTCATCGGCTACAACCTCGGCTACGAGCAGCTGCCGCTGCACCTGCTCATCACGTCGTACGAGCTGAACGAGTTCGGCATCGACCCGTACTACTTCACGCTGCACGTGACCGTCGACAATGCCGCCAGCGGCCATGCGCAGAAAGCGGTGCAGGCCCTGGCGAACCTGATGCCGCGCGTGGGCGACCGCGAGGCCTTCTACCGCCGCGTGCTCGACGGCTACCGCCTGAACGACATCGGCTCCAGCACCACCACCTGCATCGCCGAGTTCGACCTGCAGGCCGAACTGGTGAACATCCTCGCCGCCAAGAGCGGCGTCGGCAAGAACATGCACTCGGATTACTGCCGCGTTGCCGGCCGCTCGGTCAACGACTGGCTGGCGCAGCCTTCGCAGATCCCGGACTTCCTCGCGGCGCTGGAAAAGGCCGGCTGGATCAAGCGCGGCGAAGATGTCGAGCACAGCCGCTTCTGGCGCCTGGTGCACGGCGAGAAGGCCGAGATGTTCGGCGTCTTCAACGCCTACGAGCAGCAGGTGCTGCGCGACTGGATCATGTCGGCCCCCGGCGGCGGGCGCGCCGAGGGACCGCGCCTGCTCACCTGGCGCGCGCGCCAGCGCACGCTGGACAACCTGGGCGAGCACGCCGACCGCAGCGGGCACTTCCCGGAACGCGGCCTGATCCGCCGCCATCCACGCCTGGAAGCGCCGGACAACGAACTGCGGCTGCTCGAGGAGAAAGTGGCGGCAGCGGCCGGCAAGCAAGAGGCGATGGAGCTGCTCGGCGGCCTGATGTCGCCCGAGGCGCACCACACCGCGGCCGGCCTGATGGCCACCCGCATGTACACGCGGCTGTTCGACGCCTGACTTCGCCGACACCGGAATACCCGCGCCGGCCATCGCCGGCGCGCTCGATAATTATTACAAGGATCTATTCGTGCAAATCCTGGAACAGCGCTTCCTGCGTGGACCCAACGTCCATGCCGACTCTCCCTGCCTGCTGAGCGTGATCGACCTGCAGGAGCTGTATGGCATCTCCTCGAAAGACATCCCCGGATTCAACGACGCCCTGCTGGAGGCCTTGCCTTCGCTTGCCGGACAGCGCCTGCCGACCGGCCAGCGCGGCGGCTTCGCCCAGCGCCTGCGCGAAGGCACCTATCTGGGCCGCGTGATCGAGCAAGTGACGCTCGAGCTGCAGACGCTGGCGGCAGGTGAGGCGACGTCGCCGGCCAGCTACGGGCGCACCCGCCCGGTCGCCGGCCGTCCTGGCGTATTCCGCATCGTCTGCGCCTACCAGTCCGAAAAGCTGGTGCAGCCCGCTTTCCAGCTGGCGGTGGACCTGGTCACCGCCCTCGGCAACGGTGAGGACTTCGGCCTGGCCCCGCGCCTGGAGGAGCTGGGTTCGATCGCGGCGCGCCACGCCATCGGCACCAGCACCGCGGCGGTGCTGGCTGCGGCGCACGAGCGCGGCATACCGACCCAGCGCATCACCGAGGACGCCAACCTGTTCCTGCTGGGCTGGGGCGTGAAACAGAAGCGCCTGCAGGCCACCACCACCGGTGACACCAGCTTCATCGCCGTGAAGATCGCCAGCGACAAGCAGCTCACCAAGACCCTGCTTATGGAAGCGGGGGTGCCGGTGCCCGAGGGTTCGGTCGTCACCACCGTGGAGGCCGCGCAGCGTGCGGCGGCGCGCATGAACGCTCCGGTGACGCTCAAGCCGCTCGACGGCAACCAGGGCAAGGGCGTCACGGTCGACTGCCGCGACGACGCCCAGGTGGCGCGCGCCTTCGAGTTCGCGCGCCAGTATGGCCGCCGCATCATCGTCGAGCGCTTCGTCGAAGGGCGCGACTACCGGGTGCTGGTCGCCGGCGGCCAGGTCGCCGCAGCGTCGATGCGGCGCCCGGCCCACGTGGTGGGCGACGGCCTGGCCACGGTGCGCGAACTGGTCGAGCGCGAGAACGAGAACCCGGCGCGGGGCGCCGGCCACACCAATATCCTGACCAGGATCGCGCTCGACGCCCATGCGGCCGACATTCTGCGCAAGCAGGGCTTCGACTTCGACAGCGTGGTCCCTTGCGGCGTGACGGCCGAGCTGCGCGGCAACGCCAACCTGTCCACCGGCGGCACCGCCGAGGACGTAACCAGCCTGCTGCCGGAGTCGACCCGCCTGCTGTGCGTGCGGGCCGCCGCCAAGATCGGCCTGGACGTGGCCGGCATCGACATCGTCTGCCGCGACATCGCGCTGCCGCTCGAGGCCCAGCGCGGCGCCGTTATCGAGGTCAACGCGGCGCCCGGCATCCGCATGCACCAGTACCCGAGCGCGGGCGAGCCGCGCGACGCCGGCGACGCCATCGTGCAGGGCCTGATGGGCGAGTCGGACGGACGCATTCCCTTGATCGCGGTGACCGGCACCAACGGCAAGACCACCACCACGCTCCTGATCGCGCACACCGTGCGCCTGGCCGGCAAGGTGACCGGCGTGACCACCACCGAAGGCGTGTTCATCGACGGCAAGCAGGTGGCCAAGGGCGACTGCACCGGCTACTGGTCGGCGCGCACCGTGCTCGGCTCGCCCGACGTCGAGGTGGCGGTGCTGGAGACGGCGCGCGGCGGCATCCTCAAGCGCGGCCTGGCCTTCGACCGCTGCGACGTCGGCGTGGTGCTGAACATCGCGGCCGACCACCTGGGCCTGGATGGCGTGGATACCGTGGAAGACCTGGCGCAGGTGAAAGCCGTGGTGGCGACGTCAAGCTCGCGCGCCGTGGTGCTCAATGCCGAAGACCCGCTGTGCGTGGCCATGGGCCGCCGCGCCAAGCCGGAAGCCGAGATCGTCTACTTCTCGATGGACCCGGAGAACCCGGTGTTCCTGCAGCACCTGGAGGACGGCGGCCGCGGCGTCTACCTGCAGGACAACGCGGTGGTGGTCGCGGACGGCAACCTGCACCAGGAACTGCTGCGGGTCGAAAGCATGCCGGTCGCCTTCGGCGGGCGCGCGCGCTTCAATATCGCCAACAGCCTGGCGGCGGCGGCGGCCCTGATGGCTTCCGGCTTTACCAACCTGCAGATCGCCACCGGCCTGTCCACTTTTGTGTCGAACGGTCGCACCAATCCGCTGCGCACCAATATATTCGACATCCGCGGCGTGACGGTGATCGTCGACTATGCGCACAACCCGGCCGCCTACAAGGCGATGGCCGAGATGGCGCGCGCCCTGCTGCCGGGACAGCTGGTCGGCATCGTCACCGCCCCGGGCGACCGCCGCGACGAGGACCTGCGCGAGGTCGGCCGCGTGTGCGGCGCGCGCTTCGACGAACTGGTGGTGTACGAATCCCAGAGCCGCGGGCGCGCGGTGGGCGAGGCGGTGGACCTGATCCTCGACGGCGCGGAAGAGGCCGCCGGAATGAGCGATACCCTGCACCGGGTGATCGAGGTCGGCGAGGCGATCCGCCACGGCCTGAGCCTGTGCCGTCCCGGCGACGTGCTGGTGTTCGCCTGTGGCTCCTCGCTGCAGGTGTTCGTGGATGCCTTGCGGGTCAACGACCCGGACAGTGCGGACCAGGTGGCGGCGCAGGTCTGAAGCCGGCGCCAAAGAAAAAACGGCCTGCGGGCCGCTTTTTTTTCGGTTGTTAGCTCAGAAGAAGAACTGCAGCGCCAGGGTCCAGACGTTCGGCTTGAGCACGCTCGGCTTGTCCATCGGCAGGCGCTCGTACTCGACCGTGACGGCGGCGTTCGGGGTGATCGAATATTGCAGGCCAAAGGCGCCATAGGCGCCGGTGTCGGTCTTCTTGCCGAGCGCGGTCAGGGCCGGCGCCGGCAGCGCCGTGCGGCGCGTTTGCGCTACGCCCACCTTGCCGTAGGCGCTCAGCTTCTCGGTCAGCGCGATGCTGGGCTTGACGGCGATGTACATGCCGTAGCCGTTCTTCAGGTCGACGGCGCCGCCCTCGACCGCGAGCCGCTTGCCGAACTGGTAGCCGCCGAACACCTTCGGGCTGGCCTTGGTCGCCGCGCCGACGTAGTCGACGCCGGACACGGCCACGCCGGCATAGGCTTGCCCCACGCCGGCGCGCACCGGTTCGGCAGCCTGGGCGGCGCCGGCCAATGCCATGCCTGCGAGGAGAACGGCCAACAGTTTCTGCATACTTTTCCTTCCAAATTCGAGCCGGTCCGCTGTCGTGAGGAACGGGCCGGGTTACGGATGAGCAAGGTAACAGTTGAACGCACGCATTAAAATGGCAATTTGTAACTAATTGCAAAAGTTGAGCCGATAAATGGCCAAGAGGTCATCAGTTTAAGTGGCTCTTAAGTAAAAAACGCCCCATGCAGGGGCGTTGTGGGCGAGGCGGGCTTTCGGGATCAGATCGCTTCCGCTTCGATCCTGCGCGCCAGTTCCGGCTTGTCCGGACGCAGCGCGTCGGTCAGTTCCGACAGGGCGCTGCCGCAGCCGAACACCAGCACGTCGCCAGGCTGGCACAGCGACAGCCCGTGACGGATCGCCTGGTGCGAGGCCAGTACCACGCTGAGCGAATCATCGGCCAGCTTGCCCAGCCTGGCGCCGCGCACCAGCAGGGCGGCGGTTTCTCCTTCCTGGCGGCCGCGGTTTTCGGTCTCGTACACCACCAGGTCGTCGAAGCCGGCCGCGCAGGTGCGGCCGATGTCGACCAGGTCGGCGTCGCGGCGGTCGCCCGGCGCGGCCACCACGCCGACCAGGCGGCCGGCGCTCAATGCGCGCGCGCTCTCGGCCAGCGCGGCGTAGGCGGCGCAGTTGTGGGCGTAGTCGACGATCACGGTGACGCCATCCACGTCGAACACGTTCGAGCGCAGCGGGTTGTGCTTGGCGTCCGAGACGAAACTCTTCAGGCCCTCGGCGATCTCGAGGTTGCCGAAGCCGTGGGCGGTGAGGGCAGCGGCCGCCGCCAGCGCATTGGCGATGTTGTAGCGCGCCGCGCCGCCCAGCGAAACCGGCATCTGGCGCGCATCGACCAGCGCTTCGTGGCGCGAACCGTTGGCCAGCACCAGGATCTGGTCCTGCAGGTAGAGCGCGCGCCCGCCGTTCTCCAGGTGGCGCAGCAGGACCGGATTGTCGGCGTCGAGCGAGAAGTAGATCACCTCGACGCCTTCGCGCAGGCCGTCCGCCATCGCGACGCAGTAGTCGTCCTCGGCATTGAGCACCACTGCGCGCGAGGCGCGCTGGGCCACCACCGCCTTGACCCTGGCCAGGTCGTCGAGGGTCTCGACGCCGTCCAGGCCCAGGTGGTCGCTGGACACGTTCAGCACCACCGACACGTCGACGCGGTCGTAGGCCAGGCCGCGCTTGAGGATGCCCCCGCGCGCCGTCTCCAGCACCGCGAAGTCGACTTCCGGGCTGGAGAGCACGCTGCGCGCCGAGCGGTAGCCGGTGCAGTCGCCCTTCGTGGTGAGCACGCCGTCCACATACACGCCCTCGGTGGTGGTCACGCCGGTGCGCAGGCCGGTCTGGCGCACCGCATGGGCGATCAGGAGCGAGGTGGTGGTCTTGCCGTTGGTACCGGTGATGGCCACGGTCGGGATGCGGCCGTCGCATTCGCCGAACAGGGCCTCGACGATGGCCGCGCCGGCATCGACCGGGGTGCCGCGGCTCGGGTACTGGTGCATGCGGATGCCGGGCGCCGCGTTGACCTCGATGATGCCGCCTCGCTGCTCGCGCAGCGGCTTGGCGATGTCCTGGCAGACGATGTCGATGCCGGCGATGTCCAGGCCGATGGTGCGGGCGGCGCGGATGCAGATATCGCGCGTTTCCTGCGGCAGCAGGTCGGTCACGTCTTCCGCGGTGCCGCCGGTGGACAGGTTGGCGTTGCCGCGCAGGTCGGCCGTCACGCCGCTGGCCAGCACGGTGTCGAACCCATAGCCTTGTTTGGCCAGCGCCTCCTCGGCCAGCGCATCCATCGGGATCTTGGTGAGGATGTTGGTGTGGCCTTCTCCGCGGGCCGGGTTGCGGTTCTCGGTCTCGACCAGCTGGCGGATCGTCGCGTGGCCGTCGCCGACCACGCAGGGCGGCCGGCGCCAGGAGGCGGCGGCTACCTTGCGGCCGGTGACCAGGACCCGGTAGTCGCGCCCCTCCAGGTGTTCTTCGACGATGATCTTGCGCCCGTACTTGCGCGCGTGGGCAAAGGCGCGCGCGACCTCTTCCGGCGTGGCGCAGTTGGTGGTCACGCCCTTGCCCTGGTTGCCGTCGAGCGGCTTGACCGTCGCCGGGCCGGACAAGCGGCGCGCGGCGCGCAGCGCCTCCTCCTCGGTGGTGACGGTGCTGCCCGCCGGGACCGGGACGCCGGCCACTTCCAGCAGCGCCTTGGTCAGCTGCTTGTCGCTGGCGATGCCGACGGCGATCGAATTGGTGGCGCCGGTGATGGTCGCCTGCAGGCGTTTCTGGCGGCTGCCCCAGCCCAGCTGGAACAGGTTGGCCTCATCGGTCAGGCGCAGCGCCGGAATGCCGCGCCGCAGCGCCGCCTGCACCACCGCATTGGTGCTGGTGCCGATCGCGTAGTCCTCGGCCGTCTCGCGCAGCGCGTCCAGGGCCTTGGGCAGGTCGAAATGGCGGTCTTCCGCCGCCGCATGGACCAGGTCGATCGCCACGCGCAGGGCGGCGTCGGCCACCTGTTCGATGGCGTAGCCGCACACCACGCGGCGGGTGCGCGGGGCGCCGTTCACGGCGAGCGTCGCGCCGAAGTGGCCGGAAGCCCCGGCCGAGCGCTGCAGTTCGTTGAGCACCGGCTCGATCGCTTCGACCAGCAGGGCGTCGTCGGCCAGGCGCACGGCGGCGTCCGGCGGCAGCGCCGGAAGCAGCTCGAACAGACGCGCCGCGAAACCGGGGGCCTTGGTGAAACCGTCGTCGATGACTGCCATCAGGCAGGGGCTGGCGGCATACAGGTTG from Massilia varians encodes:
- a CDS encoding iron-containing redox enzyme family protein — translated: MLFASATNVAVPRVPATRERSKSLYFSLYQDPQSHLDEARAYVADQVAAVQALPADLPPDLAALPAWVEERTDAVGAQYREYLAARKNGAPRRYFTCRAHALYFIKAVAPTKLVDGAWLYGLLKHWDNPAYHELIKTYLEELGEGAPSKNHVTIYRKLLATQGCEGWEHLDEEHFVQGAIQLALGHNTEHFLPEVIGYNLGYEQLPLHLLITSYELNEFGIDPYYFTLHVTVDNAASGHAQKAVQALANLMPRVGDREAFYRRVLDGYRLNDIGSSTTTCIAEFDLQAELVNILAAKSGVGKNMHSDYCRVAGRSVNDWLAQPSQIPDFLAALEKAGWIKRGEDVEHSRFWRLVHGEKAEMFGVFNAYEQQVLRDWIMSAPGGGRAEGPRLLTWRARQRTLDNLGEHADRSGHFPERGLIRRHPRLEAPDNELRLLEEKVAAAAGKQEAMELLGGLMSPEAHHTAAGLMATRMYTRLFDA
- the cphA gene encoding cyanophycin synthetase, which translates into the protein MQILEQRFLRGPNVHADSPCLLSVIDLQELYGISSKDIPGFNDALLEALPSLAGQRLPTGQRGGFAQRLREGTYLGRVIEQVTLELQTLAAGEATSPASYGRTRPVAGRPGVFRIVCAYQSEKLVQPAFQLAVDLVTALGNGEDFGLAPRLEELGSIAARHAIGTSTAAVLAAAHERGIPTQRITEDANLFLLGWGVKQKRLQATTTGDTSFIAVKIASDKQLTKTLLMEAGVPVPEGSVVTTVEAAQRAAARMNAPVTLKPLDGNQGKGVTVDCRDDAQVARAFEFARQYGRRIIVERFVEGRDYRVLVAGGQVAAASMRRPAHVVGDGLATVRELVERENENPARGAGHTNILTRIALDAHAADILRKQGFDFDSVVPCGVTAELRGNANLSTGGTAEDVTSLLPESTRLLCVRAAAKIGLDVAGIDIVCRDIALPLEAQRGAVIEVNAAPGIRMHQYPSAGEPRDAGDAIVQGLMGESDGRIPLIAVTGTNGKTTTTLLIAHTVRLAGKVTGVTTTEGVFIDGKQVAKGDCTGYWSARTVLGSPDVEVAVLETARGGILKRGLAFDRCDVGVVLNIAADHLGLDGVDTVEDLAQVKAVVATSSSRAVVLNAEDPLCVAMGRRAKPEAEIVYFSMDPENPVFLQHLEDGGRGVYLQDNAVVVADGNLHQELLRVESMPVAFGGRARFNIANSLAAAAALMASGFTNLQIATGLSTFVSNGRTNPLRTNIFDIRGVTVIVDYAHNPAAYKAMAEMARALLPGQLVGIVTAPGDRRDEDLREVGRVCGARFDELVVYESQSRGRAVGEAVDLILDGAEEAAGMSDTLHRVIEVGEAIRHGLSLCRPGDVLVFACGSSLQVFVDALRVNDPDSADQVAAQV
- a CDS encoding outer membrane beta-barrel protein, yielding MQKLLAVLLAGMALAGAAQAAEPVRAGVGQAYAGVAVSGVDYVGAATKASPKVFGGYQFGKRLAVEGGAVDLKNGYGMYIAVKPSIALTEKLSAYGKVGVAQTRRTALPAPALTALGKKTDTGAYGAFGLQYSITPNAAVTVEYERLPMDKPSVLKPNVWTLALQFFF
- the cphA gene encoding cyanophycin synthetase is translated as MKIREKRLLRGPNLYAASPCLMAVIDDGFTKAPGFAARLFELLPALPPDAAVRLADDALLVEAIEPVLNELQRSAGASGHFGATLAVNGAPRTRRVVCGYAIEQVADAALRVAIDLVHAAAEDRHFDLPKALDALRETAEDYAIGTSTNAVVQAALRRGIPALRLTDEANLFQLGWGSRQKRLQATITGATNSIAVGIASDKQLTKALLEVAGVPVPAGSTVTTEEEALRAARRLSGPATVKPLDGNQGKGVTTNCATPEEVARAFAHARKYGRKIIVEEHLEGRDYRVLVTGRKVAAASWRRPPCVVGDGHATIRQLVETENRNPARGEGHTNILTKIPMDALAEEALAKQGYGFDTVLASGVTADLRGNANLSTGGTAEDVTDLLPQETRDICIRAARTIGLDIAGIDIVCQDIAKPLREQRGGIIEVNAAPGIRMHQYPSRGTPVDAGAAIVEALFGECDGRIPTVAITGTNGKTTTSLLIAHAVRQTGLRTGVTTTEGVYVDGVLTTKGDCTGYRSARSVLSSPEVDFAVLETARGGILKRGLAYDRVDVSVVLNVSSDHLGLDGVETLDDLARVKAVVAQRASRAVVLNAEDDYCVAMADGLREGVEVIYFSLDADNPVLLRHLENGGRALYLQDQILVLANGSRHEALVDARQMPVSLGGAARYNIANALAAAAALTAHGFGNLEIAEGLKSFVSDAKHNPLRSNVFDVDGVTVIVDYAHNCAAYAALAESARALSAGRLVGVVAAPGDRRDADLVDIGRTCAAGFDDLVVYETENRGRQEGETAALLVRGARLGKLADDSLSVVLASHQAIRHGLSLCQPGDVLVFGCGSALSELTDALRPDKPELARRIEAEAI